From the Paraflavitalea soli genome, the window TGGGCTGAAGGCGTCGATAAGCATGCCAGGCTCCAGGCATACACAGCCATGCAGCACATGCGGCGGCACATAATAACCATCGCCCTTGCGAATGATCTTCTTCTCTGCACCGATGGTCATTTCAAAGGCACCACTGTCTACATAGGTCACCTGTGAATGGTGGTGCTCATGGAGGGTGCCAATGGCGCCCTTCTCAAACTTCGCCTTTACCAGCATGATCTTGTCATCATAACCAAATACCTGCCGTTGGATACCATTGCCCAGGTCTTCCCAATGTACTTCCTGCTCAAACTGAAACTCGCTGCTTTGTGCCATAGTCTGTTAATTAATAGTGATAAAGGATGCTTTATCGTTATACTGTAAGGTGATTGTATACATTTTCTTTTTGTACGTTATTTCCAACTGAGTGGCGCCGGCTTCATCTTTCAGCAGCTTCACGGCTTTTACCTGTGGTGTAGCTCCTGTGGTTACTTCCGCTATCGGATTGTTTTTCCCATGGGGTTCGGTAACACTGATAAAGGTCTGGTTGGCCGCTGCAGGCTGTGAAAGCACAAAGGCTTTCTCGTTCCTCAAATTAAACTCCGGGTCACCTGCACCACTGGTAATGAACTGCACCCGCAGGGCGGTGTCGGCTATAAAAGTAGTGGTATAAAACTTTTTGTTATTCAACAGGGTGATCACACCATTGCCTTCTTTTACCCTACCGGTGGCATTGAGCCAGACATGCTGGTAGCCTTGCTTATCACCCATTGCCTGTATAGTTTGGGTATTGGCGGCTATCTCGAAGGGCGCGTTGGTAATATGGCCCTGGTACCAGAAGGGCAGATCATACTGGTGCTTTTGAGCACTCTGCACATTGAATACATCGATCAACAGGGAGGCGGGTGCACCATCCGGCTTAAAGAGGATCACGGTACGCCGTAGCTGCACGCCCGGATAAGCATTATTGTCCTGTGCGCTTACTACCTGGTAATTGCTGCCTGTACTGAAGTGAACGAGTTCTGGTGCATGTTCTTCTCCTTTCTTTTCATTGGCCTGGTATTGGCTTTGCCTGTCTACGACCAGGGTATTGTGGGCCAGGGTTTGCTTGCCCCAGGTATCATTTTCTTTGGTATAATTACCGCCATTCTTGGTCTCTACATTCAGGAAACGTACAGCGCCATAATCGGGGAACACTTCTGTATTGTTGTCGTAGAACAACACATTCAACCGGTCGAAATGTCCATGGCCCATACCCTGGGAAGCAGCTTTGAATACCACACAGGACTGTTCCTCATTATCGCCACTGCGCAGGATGCCAATACCGCCCTGTTTTCCATCGGCCCCATCGCGTATCCACATGGGTTTGTATTGAAAGGAAGCTGCATCGCCTGCCGCTATTGCTTTGGCCACTTTTAATCCGGCATCACCCACGATCACTTTCTGTTGCTGCTGTGCAATATCCAGCAGGTCATTGCCTGCCTGCATATCACTGTAGGCGATGTCTACCGCATATACGATCTCCTCCGACTCATAGGTCTTGTCCTTCATTGCGTCATTCAGCGGGAAAAACACTTTATTGGTATAGGTGCATTGCAAAGCTGTATTAACAGCCTTCTTCAGCAAAGCATTCCTGTATTCATAGATCTTCTGTGCCGGCTGGTATTGCTGAATGGTGCGCGCAAAAAGCAGAAAGGGCAAAATAGCGTACCGCTGGTAATAAGGACCTTCGGTATAATACCCATCCGGTGAAAAGAGTTGATCCAGTTGTGCCAGAAAACCTGCTTTCCCATCAAGGGCAGTACCCTTCAGTGCTTTTTCCACCCAATCTTTCCGGCCACATACATAACCCGTCATACCTACCGCGGCTACTGACCAGGTACCATGATTGTGTATCTTATTGAATATTTCTCCATTTACTTCGCTCAGTTCCTTTACGATCGGCTCAAAGAGATCGGTTTCAATTGTTTTCCTGCTGGCGGCGCCCAGGTAATCATATACACAGTCATAGGCCTGGATGGTGTACACCTGCCACACACAATCATTGAGGTTTTGCCAAAACATTTTACCTCCCGGGATTTGTTTCTTCTTCGGGTGCCGGGGCCAGGTATTGTATACTGCTGCATATTGCAGCAGCATATCCTTCACAAATTTGGCATACCGCTCTTCTTTGGTAAGCTGGTACAACATACCACAGGCCACCATATCCTGGTAATTGCGCTTGTGCCGTTCATGGGTAGCGCCGCCGCCGGCATCTTTGGGCAGGGGCACTTCTATGGGCGTAGCGATGGCCTTATCTGCATCTTTCTTTAAGGACTTAAAGGATTGTTGCAACAAGGGATAGGCCGTTGCACCCTGGCGTACCACTTCCACATTGGCTTTGGTAAGCATGATGGAAGGATGTTGCTGTGCTGTTCCCGCCATGCCCATCATTACACCTGCACATAAAAAAACAATGGTCTTCATACTAATTCACTCCCAAAGGTTTTCCCTTGGCCGAAAGGAGACTGGTACCCTTTACCAGTCTGAAATCGAACCGGGACGGATTATTAAATAGGGGGTTGCTATTAAAAATATGTTTCCCTGTAACGTTGTTGTAAAATGAACTCACCCGGCCACTCCGGTAAAAATTACAATAGTCTACCAGCAGTTTATCCCAACTCATTTCTTCAAACCAGATCACCCGGCCGCCGGCGCCACTATTATTGAATACCGAATTGGTAATGGCGGCTCTTTGCACACCCCATAGTTTTAGCACACAGCCCTGGGCACGGTTTTCCACCCCACTAAAAGTGCAATGATCGATGATCACTTCGGGTCCGGTAGTGCTTTCATCATTACCACCTCGGTATACATTTACAGCGCCACCCAGGGTATTGGCAAATGCGGAATTACGGATAACCAGGCGCTCCACATTGTAGATGCCTTTGTCTTCTTTCTCGGCACTATAATCAATGGCGCTGCCGGCATTGTTCCTGAATACACAATCTTCGATAGTCACGGAATCGGCATAAGTGCTTTTGGCTCCTTTGATGCAACTGTAACTACTTTCATTGAAGTTGTAAAATGTACAACCTTTCACCTTGAGAGCGTACGAACCGTTCATGGGGCCGGTAGTAGTGCTGATGGCAGCTTGTACATCGCCATAGCTTTTGTAAGCACTGTTGAACTGAATATTTTCGATCTTCAGACTACCGCCCTTCTCAATGATGATAAAGGAAGGAAGACTTTTGCCGGAGACATTTACCAGTTCTGGTTTACCGGCCAGGCCGGCTTTAGCACGTATAGTAATATGTTTATTAATAATGAGGGACTTGTCTATTTCATACAGGCCGGCTTCCGTCAATTCAATTTCACTACCAGTGGACAAACCGGCAATTAAAGAAGGTAGTCGTTTTGCATCTGCGATAGAAACGGGGATCACCTCACTATCAAGTATTTTTCTTGTATCGAGGTTATACCAGGAGGGAGCAGTAGTAACGGCATCCATCCAGCTCAGCAAGGAGCGATCGATGCCACTTTTATGGTCGGGAATAAAGTAAATGCTATCACCATATTTCATATCCACACCCTTCCATCCTATATCTTCTCTAAACCCAGCAGATGGTTTTCCTGGCATGGCGCCCCTATAAAAGTTATCGGCAAACCGGATACCACCATCTTTATTGGCGTCCTCATACAAGGATCTGCCATAAGGAATTATATAGTTATCGGTAAAGCGCACGTTTTGTGGAGTTGCTGTTCGTTCCGCATCCTTGCCCGCTCCAAATATGATGCTCCTGCAATTGATAAAAGTATTGTGCCCGATGGTGGCATCTTTTACCTGGTGGTAACGGCTGATGGATGAGTTGGGCACGCCATTCAATACACTGAAACCTGAATGGAATCTTTCGCCCGCCAGGTCCATAAACAGGTTATTGGAAACGGTGTGACCGGGATTGATGACGCGTACCCCGCCTGTAAATGGCTTGTTGTTACCAATGAAAATATTGTTGGTAATCTTGTTCTGTGAACCATGCCTCAATACCAGGCCACCCTGGCATTCATAAAACAGGTTGTTATTGATCTCGTTGTTGCCGCTCTTAATGGATACGATCTCTACTTCGCCGCTGCACCTTTCGAAATAGTTGTGGTGGATCATGGTGCGGGAGGCAGTGAGTGAATACCTCGACACTCCTACTCTTATGGTCTCGCCGCCATTGGAACCTAATGGAGAATGGCCCTTAAAATAATTACTATCGATGCTATGGTAGTTGTTCTGGCTTCTTTCGTCATTCAGTTCTACAATGAGGGTCGTACCACTATTCAGTTTATCGCCGATCACACAATGGTCAATACGGTTGTGTTGTCCCCACAGGATCAGCCAATGGTCTGTATTAAAACGGTCGGGCCGGCTGTAGTTCTCGATCACGCATTGGGTGAGGCGGCAGTTATTGGCCAACTGCTGTTCCTTGTTCCTGAATTCCACCACGGCCCGGTCAGTCGTATAGCCATCGGTGAAATGGATGCCGCTCACGGTCACATAGTCGCTGCCAAAACGGATAAAGGAGTTGCCGGTAAATTGCACCTTACCCGGTTCCTGTGCTGCAATGACCAGGGGTTTTTCTTTGGTACCGCTGGTTTCAATGATGAGAGGGACATCTTTCCAGGTACCTCCTTTTAATAAAATGCTGTCGCCCGGTTGTGCTTTGGACAGGGCAGCGTTCAACTCCTGTGGATTGCTCACCAGGATGGTGGTGGCGTTCACTGTTGGAATGAGCAACAGGAGGAAGATAGTTGATATGAAGTAGTTCTGTTTGATTATTGATTATTTTATTATTGATTATTGGGTTGTCGCCAACTGGTAGCTGGTTGTAGTTTTCGCCAACCGGTAAGCACCTACAATTTTTTGCATCCCATTGCCGATTCACGATTGCCGACTCACGGTTGCCGTCCCTACATTTCAATCTTCCGTTCCCGGCTGATCTGCAGGATATCGTTGAGGTGCGCTGCCATGGCAATGCCGGCAGCGTCGGGATCTTTATCGGCAATGGCGGTGAGTATCTCATGGTGTTCTGCCATGGCCTGTACGCCCCGGTTATCGCCACAGATCTTTTTCTCGATGATGTTGCGGATGATATCGGGCAGCAGCATCAACAGCATGGATTCGAATACGGAGTTCTTGGCGGCATTGGCGATCTTCAGGTGTAGGAACATGTCTTCCTGAACGGCATTCTCTTTGTGTTTTGTTCTAAGGTCGTAATCTGCTACGGCGGCTTGCAGGATGGCCAGGTCTTCCTCCGTTCTGCGTTGGGCTGCCAGCCTGGCGGCATTGATCTCGAGGTAATAGCGGGCTTCGATCAGTGCCGCAAAATCATCTTTATTGAAAGTGATAATGTCATTCAGTACGCCTTCGATCATTTTGATATTGTACCCGGAGACATAGGTACCGCTTTGGGGGGAGGTCTTGAGCATGCCATAAAACTCCAGTTTGCGGATGGCATCGCGTACGTAGGTACGGCCTACACCGAATTTTTCGGCCAGGACCCTTTCTGCCGGCAGGCGGTCGCCCGGCTTCAGGTGTCCCTCACTAATCAAATGTTTCAACTGGCGGATGATCTTATCCACCGGACTGTCTACCTCAATAGCCTTAATCGTTTCAATAATGGTTGTCTTTTCCATAACGCTTTATTTTATTTCTCCTTCATCACATCTACCGTGATCGTGGAAGTACCCTGGTTGGGCGACGCCACGATGTTGAGGCTTTGTACTTTTATCAAAATGTTTTTGGTGGTGCCGCCGCCTGCCGGTGTCATCTTAGCCCAGATCAGCGAAGCCGTCGTATAGGTTGTTTGATTGGGAGCATTGGCATTGGGTGCGGATATGCCTGTGAAAAAGGCGTCACCAAGTTCGGTAATTGTATTGTTATTATACTTATTATATATGCTTGTTTCTGCTACTCCTGTTCCCAATACCCGGAAAACAGTTTTTTTCAGGGTATTGGCGGTAGGGGTTGCCGGCGTCCAGGCAGCACCACTGCACTTAAAAGTGGTAAGGGTAGCGGCTGAAATATTAGCCGGGTTGTTGAAAGCCAGGTTGCCCGAGCTATTGGTAAAGATGGCAAAGTCTACTTTGGCATGATTGGAAGGATCGTTCACCACCTCGCAGGCACTCAAAAAAGGCGTGGCCGGTTCGCCCAGGAAGAAACAGCTGGGTGAGTTGACGGTGGCAGTTCCCTGCGACATGAGGGTGATATTGTTCCAGCGATAATAAGGCAATATTTTTACCGGTACGGATCCGGCATTGCTGCTATTGGTACCGTCTTTCGCCACCAGCTTGCATTCTTTTACATTATCAGCAAAAGGAAAACCAGTGAGGCTGAAGGTATAATTGTATTCGTTGGCGGTGTTGCTCACCAGTACGGGTATCACCGGACCTTGAAGAGTTTCCCCACCCGCTGTAACGACCCAGGCCTCCACGGTCGACAAGGCAGTATAGGATTTAAGGGTACCGTTGATAGCAGGCGTTCCATCCGGCAGGGCTGCACGCAGGGTATCTGCCTCAAAACTGATGACGGGCTTGAAAGGAATATTTACAAACTGAATGACCTTCTCTGCTTTTAACCCGTAAATATCTACCGCTGTTACTTTCAATTGTCCTGCCCCCGGGGTATAGGTATAATTGTAATTAATGGTCACATCCTTGCTGCCACTGGGACTGATACTGTCTACTGTTGCAAAATTACCGGTGCTGTTGTCATAAAAATAGATCTTGCTGATACCGGTTGGGGAGCTTGCCTTACCGGTAATAGCTGTAGTACCGGTTAAAGAGGGTGTTACGGTTTCCGGTAGATCCTTCAGTACGGGCGCCGCCGGGTTGAAATAGGTGATCTTCACCAGTTTTTCCAGGGAGGTATTGTTGTCCTGTACGGCCAGCAGCTTGAGCCCTTTCACGCCCACCAGGTCAATATTGGGCCATACATCGGCTTTAATGGAAAAAGCATATTCTTTCTCACCAGCGGGAAAATCCAGCTGAATAAGGGAGTCGGCTTTACCCGTACGTTGTATGTAATAATAGAGTGTCTTCACGTTAATGTTGGTCGTTAATTTACCACCCACCGTTTTCTCCGGCTGAAAACCTTTGAGCGCCACATTCCAGGTGTAGTCTATCGCTTCCAGGTTGCCGGTAGGCTCGATGAACTTATCTTTCTTACAAGAGGCCATGACCAGTAACAGCGCCGCCAGAAAAATAAATGACTTGATCTGTATTTTCATATCGCAAACATTCAGTCGTTAATGGTTCTTGTTTTGTTGTCGCCCCGAGCTTGTCAAAGGGCCTTTTAAAACGGCTTCGACAAGCTCAGCCTGACACTAGCCTTCGACAGGCTCCTTTAGATCAGGGTTAGCCGCCCTTAGAGGGCGACCCACCCTTCAAGAGCCTTCGACAGGCTCAGGCTGACATCTCCTAATAACCCTGGTTTTGTGTGATCACAATCTGGTTATTGCTATCCATTTCCCGTTGGGGAATGGGCAATAGGGTACGGATCCTGATATTGTTCTTCAGTTCGTCCAGTGGTATGGCTGGTTTGAATTTCTTATAGTGTGTGTCGTATTCATAGGTGTAATAAGTGTTCATCACGTTCTCAAACTGACCGGTGCGGTAGAGATCAAACAAACGGTGGTTCTCAAAAGCCAGTTCAATCCTTCTTTCATCCAGCAGGCGGCCCAGGAAGTTGGCATCGGTAGTAGCTTCAGCTCCGGCATCGGGATAGAGGTAAAAAGCTGCGGTGAAATTGCCGGTGCCGGGATACACTATAGCCCCTGCCCTACTGCGGATACGATTGATGATATCAACAGCAGCCTGGCTAAAGCCCAGGGCTTCTGCCTTCAGCAGCAGCACATCGGCAAAACGGATCACCGGGAAATCATTTTCCGCATCATTCTTGATCATGACAGGTGAGGTAAATTTCTTCATATAAGGGTTGCCATTGTATTTGCCAATGGTTACATCCCTGCGTTTGTCGGCGCCACCGGTAGCAGGTACAATGTATTTAGACTCCATCTGGGCAGTGGGATAATTAAGGCCCGATCCGTTGCCGTTTACAATGGCGCTGCCGCTGTTGAGGGCTGCAAAACTATTGGCCATATAATTGCCCAGCCCCAATCCTCCGGCCTTGTAACGCACAGCGAAGACGATCTCTTTATTCATTTCGTTGTTGATGGAAAATACATCGGCATAGGAAGTCAGCAGATCGTGCCCGCTGGCCGTAATCACATCTTCCAGCAATGTCAGTGCATCTGTTTTGCGATTGGTGGACAGGTACACTTTGGCGAGGAGTGATTCTGCAGCCCATACGGTAGCGCGGCCAAGGTCTTCCTGCGCCTGTGCACTGAAGCTCTTACGGGGCAGGTAGTTCTTAGCTGCTTCCAGGTCGGCTACGATCAGTTTGTAACAATCATCCACAGATGACCGGTTGACCTGTTTCAGCTCGGCCGGTGTTTTGGGATCGGTGAGCAAGAACACGCCTCCAAACAGGCGCACCAGGTTGAAATAATGATAAGCGCGGATGAACAAGGCTTCCCCGGCCAGTTGCTTGCGGCGGTCTTCTTCCATTTGTGCGGTACCTTCTCCCAGGAAGATCTGGCCATTGCTATAAGACACACCCAGGCTTCTCAGTACATAATTGGCACTGCGGATATTTTTATAGGTATAGAACCAGTAATTGTACACCTGGCTATGACCAGAGTTTTGCAAGTAAGTATTCAGGTCGTTCAACTCTATATTGGCAACCGCTGTACTACCGGTAGCGCCCTGCTTGGTAACATCGGAGCGGAGTTCGGTCATCATCCATTCTGTTTCCAGTGGTTTTTGCAGACCATTATAACAACCCGTTAAAGCCACTTTCACCTCATCATAGTTCTTATAATAATTTTCAACATCTACATTCGACTCCGGCTTGAGGTCGATGATCTTGTTGCAGGAAGCCATCAGGCCTGCCAGCAACAAGGTGCATATGATATATGAGCAAGTTTTCATTGTATGCAGTTTATGGCAATTCGTTAGAAATTAATGTCAATACCCACTGTCACTGTTCTTCCAATGGGGAAGGCACCCCGCTGGTAACCGTCGATCAAGGGTGATGCATATTGATTGGAAGTCGTGCGCGCTTCGGGGTTGATACCGCGATAAGAAGATGACATGATATACAGCAGGTTTTCGCCGGAAGCATATACGCGCAGGCCATTCAGCTTCATGCGTTTTGAAACAGCAGTGGGCAATGAATAGCCCACTATCACACTGCGCAGCGCCACGTATGAACCATCTTCTATCACATAATCTGTCAGCATCCAGTCTGAGCCATTGGTACCGTACGGGGTTTTACCATCACCGGGATTGGCTGCACTCACCCACCTGGCTGCGGTATTGTAATTCTCATTGTACCACCTTGATTCGTTGTAGTTGGCATCGCCATTAATAAGGTCCAGTCCCTGCACGCCCTGAATGGTAATACTCACGTCGAAGTTCCTGTACTTAATATTGTTGGTCATACCCCAGGTAAAATCAGGG encodes:
- a CDS encoding cupin domain-containing protein, which gives rise to MAQSSEFQFEQEVHWEDLGNGIQRQVFGYDDKIMLVKAKFEKGAIGTLHEHHHSQVTYVDSGAFEMTIGAEKKIIRKGDGYYVPPHVLHGCVCLEPGMLIDAFSPLREDFLG
- a CDS encoding alginate lyase family protein yields the protein MKTIVFLCAGVMMGMAGTAQQHPSIMLTKANVEVVRQGATAYPLLQQSFKSLKKDADKAIATPIEVPLPKDAGGGATHERHKRNYQDMVACGMLYQLTKEERYAKFVKDMLLQYAAVYNTWPRHPKKKQIPGGKMFWQNLNDCVWQVYTIQAYDCVYDYLGAASRKTIETDLFEPIVKELSEVNGEIFNKIHNHGTWSVAAVGMTGYVCGRKDWVEKALKGTALDGKAGFLAQLDQLFSPDGYYTEGPYYQRYAILPFLLFARTIQQYQPAQKIYEYRNALLKKAVNTALQCTYTNKVFFPLNDAMKDKTYESEEIVYAVDIAYSDMQAGNDLLDIAQQQQKVIVGDAGLKVAKAIAAGDAASFQYKPMWIRDGADGKQGGIGILRSGDNEEQSCVVFKAASQGMGHGHFDRLNVLFYDNNTEVFPDYGAVRFLNVETKNGGNYTKENDTWGKQTLAHNTLVVDRQSQYQANEKKGEEHAPELVHFSTGSNYQVVSAQDNNAYPGVQLRRTVILFKPDGAPASLLIDVFNVQSAQKHQYDLPFWYQGHITNAPFEIAANTQTIQAMGDKQGYQHVWLNATGRVKEGNGVITLLNNKKFYTTTFIADTALRVQFITSGAGDPEFNLRNEKAFVLSQPAAANQTFISVTEPHGKNNPIAEVTTGATPQVKAVKLLKDEAGATQLEITYKKKMYTITLQYNDKASFITIN
- a CDS encoding RagB/SusD family nutrient uptake outer membrane protein; this encodes MKTCSYIICTLLLAGLMASCNKIIDLKPESNVDVENYYKNYDEVKVALTGCYNGLQKPLETEWMMTELRSDVTKQGATGSTAVANIELNDLNTYLQNSGHSQVYNYWFYTYKNIRSANYVLRSLGVSYSNGQIFLGEGTAQMEEDRRKQLAGEALFIRAYHYFNLVRLFGGVFLLTDPKTPAELKQVNRSSVDDCYKLIVADLEAAKNYLPRKSFSAQAQEDLGRATVWAAESLLAKVYLSTNRKTDALTLLEDVITASGHDLLTSYADVFSINNEMNKEIVFAVRYKAGGLGLGNYMANSFAALNSGSAIVNGNGSGLNYPTAQMESKYIVPATGGADKRRDVTIGKYNGNPYMKKFTSPVMIKNDAENDFPVIRFADVLLLKAEALGFSQAAVDIINRIRSRAGAIVYPGTGNFTAAFYLYPDAGAEATTDANFLGRLLDERRIELAFENHRLFDLYRTGQFENVMNTYYTYEYDTHYKKFKPAIPLDELKNNIRIRTLLPIPQREMDSNNQIVITQNQGY
- a CDS encoding chondroitinase-B domain-containing protein; translated protein: MLIPTVNATTILVSNPQELNAALSKAQPGDSILLKGGTWKDVPLIIETSGTKEKPLVIAAQEPGKVQFTGNSFIRFGSDYVTVSGIHFTDGYTTDRAVVEFRNKEQQLANNCRLTQCVIENYSRPDRFNTDHWLILWGQHNRIDHCVIGDKLNSGTTLIVELNDERSQNNYHSIDSNYFKGHSPLGSNGGETIRVGVSRYSLTASRTMIHHNYFERCSGEVEIVSIKSGNNEINNNLFYECQGGLVLRHGSQNKITNNIFIGNNKPFTGGVRVINPGHTVSNNLFMDLAGERFHSGFSVLNGVPNSSISRYHQVKDATIGHNTFINCRSIIFGAGKDAERTATPQNVRFTDNYIIPYGRSLYEDANKDGGIRFADNFYRGAMPGKPSAGFREDIGWKGVDMKYGDSIYFIPDHKSGIDRSLLSWMDAVTTAPSWYNLDTRKILDSEVIPVSIADAKRLPSLIAGLSTGSEIELTEAGLYEIDKSLIINKHITIRAKAGLAGKPELVNVSGKSLPSFIIIEKGGSLKIENIQFNSAYKSYGDVQAAISTTTGPMNGSYALKVKGCTFYNFNESSYSCIKGAKSTYADSVTIEDCVFRNNAGSAIDYSAEKEDKGIYNVERLVIRNSAFANTLGGAVNVYRGGNDESTTGPEVIIDHCTFSGVENRAQGCVLKLWGVQRAAITNSVFNNSGAGGRVIWFEEMSWDKLLVDYCNFYRSGRVSSFYNNVTGKHIFNSNPLFNNPSRFDFRLVKGTSLLSAKGKPLGVN
- a CDS encoding FadR/GntR family transcriptional regulator, yielding MEKTTIIETIKAIEVDSPVDKIIRQLKHLISEGHLKPGDRLPAERVLAEKFGVGRTYVRDAIRKLEFYGMLKTSPQSGTYVSGYNIKMIEGVLNDIITFNKDDFAALIEARYYLEINAARLAAQRRTEEDLAILQAAVADYDLRTKHKENAVQEDMFLHLKIANAAKNSVFESMLLMLLPDIIRNIIEKKICGDNRGVQAMAEHHEILTAIADKDPDAAGIAMAAHLNDILQISRERKIEM